TAAACGCCGCAAGGAAGAAGCCCTCCGACGTGACCATCGCCGTTTGGGGAAAGAGCTAGGGTTATTTATTTTTTCCGATTTAGTCGGGCCAGGATTACCCTTATGGACACCGAAAGGAACTTTATTACGCAGTACCTTAGAAGATTTCCTCAAACAAGAACAAATCAAGCGGGGTTATTTGGGTGTCACGACTCCCCATATTGGCCGAGTCGATTTATTTAAGACATCGGGACATTGGCAGAAATATAAAGAAGATATGTTTCCGATGATGGCTGAGGATACTGAAGCCCAGGAAAAAGAACAGGGGTTTGTCCTCAAACCGATGAACTGTCCGTTTCATATCCAAATTTATAAAAGTGAATTACGTTCCTATCGAGAACTTCCCATGCGGTTAGCCGAGTTTGGGACGGTTTATCGTTATGAACAATCAGGAGAATTAGGAGGATTAACTCGGGTTCGAGGGTTTACCGTCGATGATTCCCATTTATTCGTCACTCCCGAACAGTTGGAAGATGAATTTATAAAAGTTGTGGATTTGATTCTCTCGGTATTCAGAAGTCTACAACTCAAGAACTTTAAGGCGAGATTGAGTTTCCGTGACCCGAATTCTGATAAATATATTGGCTCAGATGACGTCTGGGATAAATCCGAAGCGGCCATTCGTCGGGCGGTGGAAACCTTGGGAATGAACTATTTTGAGGGTATCGGAGAAGCCGCATTTTATGGCCCCAAATTAGACTTTATTTTCCAAGATGCCTTAGACCGGGAATGGCAGTTGGGAACCGTTCAGGTGGACTATAATTTACCCGAACGTTTTGACTTAGAGTATGTGGCTGAAGATGGCAGTCGTCAACGTCCGGTGATGATACACCGTGCGCCCTTTGGCTCTCTGGAACGATTAGTGGGAATATTAATAGAGGAATATGCGGGAGATTTCCCGTTATGGTTAGCTCCAGTCCAGTTCCGGCTATTACCCGTCAGTCAAGATTTCTTACCCTTTGCCCAAGAAATTGCCCTGAAATTACGGTCTGTTGGCGTTCGTGCGGAAGCGGATGCCAGTAATGAACGCTTAGGGAAATTAATTCGCAATGCCGAGAAGGATAAAATTCCGGTCATGGCCGTTGTCGGGGCTAAGGAAGTTGAGTCTAATTGCTTGAATATTAGAACTCGTGCTCAGGGAGAGTTAGGCGCTATTCCTGTTGAAGATGTGATGACACGGATGCAACAGGCTATTTCTAATTACAGCAATTTCTGAATCTGATTAAGATGCAGAGTGAGAACCAGACCGAGAAATCTGATATTATCGGTCTGGCATGACTATACGCTGGATTTGAAATCATGACTGAAGCATTCGACCTTCTGGGGACAATTCCCATCAGGAAATATAATTTATGTTTTATTGTAGCCCCCTCATCCCGTGATGAAGTCGGGGTTAACCGCCTATTTCGGGTGCTTCAGTTATTGAAAACTATAATAACTATAAAAAAAACCCAAAAAGATTATGAGTACAACCAAAAAGGAAGTAGAATCTTTGTTGAAGAACCTACCGGATGATTGTTCTCTGGAAGATGTGCAATACCATCTTTATGTAATCGAAAAAGTCCGTCATGGACTTACGATTCACGAAACGACCAGGAATCTCATACAAGAGGAAGCAGAAGGTTTATTAAGTAAATGGGTTATCAAGTAGTTTGGTCGCCTCAAGCCATTGATGATATTGATGCAATTGCTGCTTATATTGCACGAGATTCAATTTCTTATGCGGCGGCGGTTGTCCAGAGAATCATTGAAGTTACACGGAACTTGAGATTATCTCCTGAAGCGGGAATTATTGTTCAAGAATTTGGCGACGAAACCATCCGTGAACAATTTGCTTACACCTACCGAATCATTTATCAAATCCAAGACGACATTGTTACCATTGCCGCCGTGATTCACGGTAAAACGTTATTAAAATTTGAATTGAGTCAGCAGTAAATTCATCTTTTCCCCCGTAGAGACGTTGCATGCAACGTCTCTACTGATTTAAGGTTTGACGGAAAGATTTTGCAGCAACTAAAGGATTAGGATGTTGTACAAATTCCGCCAATACAGTTAAATTGAGAGAGGGAAGCAGTTCACTATTTTTGATTAATTCATATCCTGATGTTGACTGAAATTGTTCAATATTTTCAGCCCGAAAATGATAAACTTGAAACTGATTATTTTGCCAAAACCAAACTTCTCGCACTCCCAATCTTTGATAAACGTCTAAGCGATTAATTCCCCCACTGGTAATGATAACTTCTATGGCTAAATCAGGAATTTCTTTATTAGTTCCAATACAATAACTTTCATCCGGTTCAGTTCCCCCCCGTTGTTCTGGGTTTCGTAAGGTCATGGAACCTGTGGGATAATATTCTGTATTTGTTTCTAAAAAATAGATTTCTAAAAGGGTTCCTATGCGAGTTTTAATACTTTCATGATTGCGACTGGGGGACATAACTTCTAAAATACCATCTAAATAAGTTAAACGAAACTCTAAACTATCTTCTAATTGAGTTAATAGTATTTCATAATATTGCCAAGTTACCTTATCTGTGATGTAACGAACCTCTGAACCTTGTAAGTTTTCTTCGGAATTAAGTAATGTTTCCAGTTTACTAGCTAACATAGTTAGTTCTCCTATTTAACAAAATTATATCAAAAACCCGTTGTTGCGCGAAGTGCTATCATTACTAATTTAAGGTTTGACGGAAAGATTTTGCAGCAACTAAAGGATTAGGATGTTGTACAAATTCCGCCAATACAGTTAAATTGAGAGAGGGAAGCAGTTCACTATTTTTGATTAATTCATATCCTGATGTTGACTGAAATTGTTCAATATTTTC
The window above is part of the Planktothrix sp. FACHB-1365 genome. Proteins encoded here:
- the thrS gene encoding threonine--tRNA ligase, whose translation is MSIAESDDSQEPLEKKVHLPKTSESEALKRIRHTASHIMAMAVQKLFPKAQVTIGPWIENGFYYDFDSPEPFTEKDLKAIQKEMAKIIKRKLPVIREEVSREEAQQRIEKIGESYKLEILEGLQEPITLYHLGDQWWDLCAGPHVENTSEIDPNAIELESVAGAYWRGDETKAQLQRIYGTAWETPEQLAEYKRRKEEALRRDHRRLGKELGLFIFSDLVGPGLPLWTPKGTLLRSTLEDFLKQEQIKRGYLGVTTPHIGRVDLFKTSGHWQKYKEDMFPMMAEDTEAQEKEQGFVLKPMNCPFHIQIYKSELRSYRELPMRLAEFGTVYRYEQSGELGGLTRVRGFTVDDSHLFVTPEQLEDEFIKVVDLILSVFRSLQLKNFKARLSFRDPNSDKYIGSDDVWDKSEAAIRRAVETLGMNYFEGIGEAAFYGPKLDFIFQDALDREWQLGTVQVDYNLPERFDLEYVAEDGSRQRPVMIHRAPFGSLERLVGILIEEYAGDFPLWLAPVQFRLLPVSQDFLPFAQEIALKLRSVGVRAEADASNERLGKLIRNAEKDKIPVMAVVGAKEVESNCLNIRTRAQGELGAIPVEDVMTRMQQAISNYSNF
- a CDS encoding type II toxin-antitoxin system RelE/ParE family toxin codes for the protein MGYQVVWSPQAIDDIDAIAAYIARDSISYAAAVVQRIIEVTRNLRLSPEAGIIVQEFGDETIREQFAYTYRIIYQIQDDIVTIAAVIHGKTLLKFELSQQ
- a CDS encoding Uma2 family endonuclease yields the protein MLASKLETLLNSEENLQGSEVRYITDKVTWQYYEILLTQLEDSLEFRLTYLDGILEVMSPSRNHESIKTRIGTLLEIYFLETNTEYYPTGSMTLRNPEQRGGTEPDESYCIGTNKEIPDLAIEVIITSGGINRLDVYQRLGVREVWFWQNNQFQVYHFRAENIEQFQSTSGYELIKNSELLPSLNLTVLAEFVQHPNPLVAAKSFRQTLNQ